Proteins encoded together in one Ipomoea triloba cultivar NCNSP0323 chromosome 4, ASM357664v1 window:
- the LOC116016623 gene encoding receptor-like kinase TMK4 isoform X1 yields the protein MSSQKAPSFLRLLLLLGLLSLSFCDDAAVMSKLLAALSPAPSGWSTSKDPCTWTNVNCDKSTGNVVTINLDSQSISGNLPSDLTQLSSLRTLSVQKNSLSGTLPSFANMSSLEGLYLDSNQFSSIPQDFLLGLPNLQTFSISDNGELSPWQIPSYLAESTNLGSFYASNASITGVIPNFFDSFPNLQNLRLSYNNLTGSLPGSFGSSEIQNLWLNNQQQGLSGTIDVLSSMAQLSQVWLHGNAFTGPIPDLSKCVNLFDLQLRDNQLTGVVPVSITGLPKLVNITLQNNNLQGPMPEFGKNVKNNVGNTFCKDTPGPCDPQVTALLAFAGGLGYPITLAQSWEGNNPCNNNWASVSCDGQGNVITVTLRKQGFSGTISPALANLTSLRNLYLNDNNLTGPIPVSLTTLPHLQVLEVSNNNLSGPIPVFPPSVNFSHGGNLFLGKNVSTGGGSPGSGQNSDAPGDNPSSHNSNGSSISAGMIAGVIIAAVVFVVVVLFVSYKCYMKRQHKRFGRVESPEKSEQMMKASVVGSANGYSGVASELQSQSSGDHTEIPVFEGGNVAISVQVLRQVTNYFSEENVLGRGGFGVVYKGELHDGTKIAVKRMESGVMGTKGMSEFQAEIAVLTKVRHRHLVALLGYCINGNERLLVYEYMPQGTLGQHLFEWQEHGSEPLTWKQRVTIALDVARGVEYLHSLAQQSFIHRDLKPTNILLSDDMRAKVADFGLVRNAPDGKYSVETRLAGTFGYLAPEYAATGRVTTKVDVYAFGVILLEIITGRKALDETMPDERSHLVTWFRRVLINRDNLRKAIDPTLDPDDEETYQSIAKVAELAGHCTAREPFQRPDMGHAVNVLSPLVEQWRPSRPEEEESYGINLDMSLPQALQRWQADEGTSRMFDDFSYSQTQSSIPTKPSGFADTFSSTDCR from the exons ATGTCCTCCCAGAAAGCTCCATCCTTTCTCCGCTTACTCCTCTTACTCGGCCTCCTCTCTCTTTCATTTTGCGATGACGCCGCCGTCATGTCCAAGCTCTTAGCCGCCCTCTCTCCGGCGCCTTCTGGCTGGTCCACTTCCAAAGATCCGTGTACTTGGACTAATGTCAACTGCGACAAGTCCACCGGCAATGTAGTCACCATCAACCTCGATTCCCAGTCTATCTCCGGTAACCTCCCTTCTGATCTCACACAGCTCTCGTCTCTCCGAACACTTTCCGTCCAGAAAAACTCCCTCTCTGGGACCTTGCCGTCTTTCGCTAATATGTCCAGCCTCGAAGGGCTCTACCTAGACAGCAATCAGTTCAGCTCAATCCCCCAAGATTTCCTCTTGGGTCTTCCCAATTTGCAGACTTTCAGCATTTCCGACAATGGCGAGCTCAGCCCATGGCAAATTCCTAGTTATTTGGCCGAAAGCACAAACTTGGGATCTTTCTACGCGAGTAACGCCAGTATCACCGGCGTCATTCCTAATTTCTTCGATTCTTTCCCGAATCTCCAGAACCTGAGATTATCCTACAATAACCTCACCGGGTCTCTGCCTGGGTCGTTTGGGAGCTCGGAGATACAAAATTTGTGGCTGAATAACCAACAACAGGGGCTCTCCGGGACTATTGATGTGCTTTCCTCAATGGCCCAACTCTCCCAAGTATGGCTTCATGGCAATGCCTTCACGGGTCCCATCCCTGACCTTTCCAAATGCGTAAATCTCTTCGATTTGCAGCTCAGAGACAACCAATTGACCGGGGTTGTGCCAGTTTCCATAACGGGTCTTCCGAAATTGGTGAACATTACTCTTCAGAACAACAATTTGCAGGGTCCGATGCCTGAGTTTGGAAAAAACGTCAAGAATAATGTTGGTAATACTTTCTGTAAGGATACACCTGGACCTTGTGATCCACAGGTCACTGCACTTCTTGCTTTTGCTGGGGGTCTTGGCTATCCAATCACGCTTGCCCAATCTTGGGAAGGGAATAATCCGTGCAACAACAATTGGGCATCTGTCTCTTGTGATGGACAGGGGAATGTGATTACCGTGACTCTTAGAAAGCAGGGTTTTTCAGGTACTATTTCACCCGCTCTTGCCAATTTGACTTCATTGAGAAACCTGTATTTGAATGATAATAATCTTACTGGCCCTATTCCGGTGAGCTTGACTACTTTGCCTCATCTTCAAGTCCTAGAAGTGTCCAATAACAATTTGTCTGGTCCTATACCTGTTTTTCCACCATCTGTGAACTTTTCTCATGGTGGCAACTTATTTCTTGGGAAGAATGTGAGTACCGGTGGTGGATCACCGGGTTCAGGCCAGAATTCAGATGCTCCCGGTGACAATCCATCGTCTCACAATTCAAACGGGTCGTCCATTTCAGCTGGAATGATTGCTGGTGTGATTATAGCTGctgttgtttttgttgtagttgtgttgtttgtaTCTTACAAGTGTTACATGAAGCGGCAGCATAAGAGATTTGGAAGGGTTGAGAGCCCCGAGAAGAGTGAGCAGATGATGAAGGCTAGTGTTGTTGGTTCTGCAAATGGATATTCGGGTGTCGCGAGTGAATTGCAGAGCCAGAGCAGTGGTGATCATACTGAGATCCCCGTTTTTGAAGGTGGAAATGTTGCCATTTCCGTCCAGGTTCTTCGACAAGTTACAAACTATTTCAGCGAAGAGAATGTCTTGGGGAGAGGAGGGTTTGGAGTTGTTTACAAGGGCGAATTACATGATGGGACTAAGATTGCTGTGAAGAGGATGGAATCCGGGGTGATGGGTACCAAAGGAATGAGTGAGTTTCAAGCTGAAATCGCGGTCCTTACCAAAGTTAGACATAGGCATCTGGTCGCCCTTCTTGGCTATTGTATTAATGGCAACGAGAGGCTTTTAGTGTACGAGTATATGCCACAGGGTACCCTAGGCCAGCACTTGTTTGAATGGCAAGAGCATGGCTCCGAACCTCTGACTTGGAAGCAAAGGGTAACGATAGCATTAGATGTGGCGAGGGGCGTGGAGTATCTTCATAGCTTAGCACAGCAAAGTTTCATCCATAGAGATTTAAAACCCACTAATATTCTCCTTAGTGATGATATGAGAGCCAAGGTTGCTGATTTCGGATTGGTTAGAAATGCCCCCGATGGGAAGTATTCAGTCGAGACACGATTGGCTGGAACGTTTGGTTATCTTGCACCCGAATATGCTG CTACTGGGCGAGTCACAACGAAAGTTGATGTTTATGCATTTGGGGTTATTTTACTGGAGATTATCACGGGCAGAAAAGCCCTAGATGAGACCATGCCAGACGAGAGGTCTCATCTGGTCACATGGTTCCGGAGGGTCCTCATCAACAGAGACAACCTCCGAAAGGCTATTGACCCTACTCTCGACCCCGATGATGAGGAAACCTATCAGAGCATTGCCAAGGTTGCTGAGTTGGCTGGTCACTGCACCGCTCGGGAGCCATTCCAGAGACCGGACATGGGGCATGCTGTGAATGTCCTGAGTCCACTCGTGGAGCAGTGGCGGCCTTCGAGACCggaagaagaggaaagctaTGGCATCAACCTCGATATGAGCCTCCCGCAAGCCCTTCAAAGATGGCAAGCCGACGAAGGGACTTCCAGAATGTTTGACGATTTCTCCTACAGCCAAACGCAGTCGAGTATTCCCACGAAACCTTCGGGATTCGCTGATACCTTCAGTTCAACAGATTGCAGATGA
- the LOC116015166 gene encoding DEAD-box ATP-dependent RNA helicase 46-like, translating to MATAEAATSSLGPRYAPDDPTLPQPWKGLIDGNTGLLYYWNPETNVTQYEKPSALPPPLPPGPPPASTTPKLAPIPGASAVPSSDVQGQQGLHMGGQNLQQGQHMAPLLQQHPQVTQQGPSQVPTGQQQGSLVSPTMQQQLHHVPQLRPHGIQQQGHQMATQPGPQISQPTMQHIPQPQVQQVQPFQGAQTGKPPDFQFTQHQTSHGLYPQNMNSQGQNVPEQQKPHIMQGQHFPHQQEHNMEFRQREDIDFPQGKQIGFSPLPFQLSGSASGQTPTLGANPSLGPQYSGSSVNMQQPTSQVQWQHSGTDSVHHQHSSRFQSQMGPGSSHGQQLNVPPLGSKTSYEENSHGRVGNKYFDNTSKDAHAMPPQASHPTLAAIPHARSQHEMRMGDITVQNPAHGFPGGYSNAGGPPLHNTYGQATGGPQFPNHAQMRPPAAVMGPSDAEDYRQKHEVSTMGDNVPDPFITFEATGFPPEILRDIHFAGFASPTPIQAQTWPIALQNRDIVAIAKTGSGKTLGYLIPAFIQLSRRRNNPQNGPTVLVLAPTRELATQIQDEALKFGRSSRVSCTCLYGGAPKGPQLKELDRGADIVVATPGRLNDILDMKRIDFRQVSLLVLDEADRMLDMGFEPQIRKIVNVIPSNRQTLMYTATWPKEVRMIASDLLRNPVQVNIGSVNELEANKSITQYVELVPQMEKQRRLEQILRSQERGSKVIIFCSTKRLCDQLARSIGRSFGAAAIHGDKSQVERDWALNQFRSGRSPILVATDVAARGLDIRDVRVVINYDFPTGIEDYVHRIGRTGRAGATGVSYTFFSDQDWKYAADLVKVLEGANQQVPQQIRDMARRNGPNFGKDRAEMNRSDSGMDNGVRTRWDSGGRGGMRDGGFGGRGMRDGGFGGRGAGRDGGFGGLGGRDGGFMGRGGRDGNFGGRGGMRDGHFGGRGGRVAPGGHTGWDRNDRGPRDRFNNLDSRGRGRGRGAGRFDNRRDTSNMSRGRGHSSSPERVRTWGRSRSRSTSRSRSRSRSYSRSRSRSRSWSRSYSPRRSRSRSRSLSRSRSRSRSYDRYRRRPRVSKFDQMEVPGVEVAPELVARQPVALHPQGSGFAGADTAEQKSGVEAAPESAMSPMSPGTQGFSGANPPSH from the exons ATGGCTACGGCTGAGGCAGCAACATCTTCACTTGGACCACGCTATGCACCTGATGATCCAACTTTGCCTCAACCTTGGAAGGGATTAATTGATGGTAATACTGGATTATTGTACTACTGGAATCCTGAAACTAATGTTACACAATATGAAAAGCCATCAGCCTTGCCTCCTCCACTGCCACCTGGCCCGCCTCCTGCGTCTACTACTCCTAAACTTGCTCCCATACCAGGGGCTAGTGCTGTGCCATCAAGTGATGTTCAAGGCCAGCAAGGTCTTCACATGGGGGGTCAGAACTTGCAACAAGGGCAGCACATGGCACCACTATTGCAGCAGCATCCACAAGTAACACAACAGGGTCCTTCACAAGTTCCGACTGGACAGCAACAGGGATCACTTGTGAGCCCTACCATGCAACAGCAACTACACCATGTACCTCAACTTAGGCCCCATGGAATTCAACAGCAAGGTCACCAAATGGCTACACAACCAGGGCCACAGATTTCTCAACCAACAATGCAGCACATTCCACAGCCACAGGTCCAGCAAGTGCAGCCATTCCAGGGAGCGCAGACAGGAAAACCCCCAGATTTTCAATTTACTCAGCACCAGACTTCACATGGATTGTATCCTCAGAACATGAATTCCCAAGGCCAAAATGTTCCAGAGCAGCAAAAACCTCATATCATGCAAGGACAACATTTTCCCCATCAGCAAGAGCATAATATGGAGTTCCGTCAGAGGGAGGATATAGATTTCCCCCAAGGCAAACAAATTGGGTTTTCACCATTGCCCTTTCAGCTATCTGGCTCAGCATCTGGACAGACCCCAACTCTTGGAGCCAATCCCTCCCTTGGGCCTCAATATAGCGGTTCTTCAGTCAATATGCAGCAGCCGACATCTCAAGTACAGTGGCAGCACAGTGGGACAGATTCAGTTCACCACCAACATTCTTCCCGGTTCCAAAGTCAGATGGGTCCAGGGTCATCTCATGGTCAGCAGTTAAATGTGCCACCACTTGGATCAAAGACGAGCTATGAAGAAAACTCACATGGAAGAGTAGGAAATAAGTATTTTGATAATACTAGTAAGGATGCCCATGCTATGCCTCCTCAGGCTTCACATCCCACACTTGCAGCCATACCCCATGCAAGATCTCAGCAT GAGATGAGGATGGGGGATATAACTGTTCAGAATCCAGCACATGGTTTTCCTGGTGGATATAGTAATGCTGGAGGTCCACCTTTGCATAATACTTATGGTCAAGCAACGGGTGGCCCCCAATTTCCAAATCATGCCCAAATGCGGCCTCCTGCAGCAGTTATGGGACCTTCAGATGCTGAGGATTATCGTCAAAAACATGAAGTCTCGACAATG GGAGATAATGTTCCGGATCCATTCATTACATTTGAAGCTACAGGCTTTCCTCCAGAAATACTTAGAGAT ATTCATTTTGCTGGATTCGCATCTCCTACACCAATTCAAGCACAAACATGGCCCATTGCACTACAAAATCGGGATATTGTAGCGATTGCCAAGACAGGATCTGGCAAAACACTGGGTTATCTTATTCCTGCATTTATCCAGCTTTCCCGACGGCGCAATAATCCCCAGAATGGGCCAACTGTATTAGTCTTAGCTCCAACGCGTGAGCTTGCAACACAAATACAGGATGAAGCACTAAAATTTGGACGATCATCAAGGGTTTCTTGCACA TGCTTGTATGGCGGTGCTCCCAAGGGTCCACAGTTAAAAGAGCTGGATCGAGGAGCAGACATTGTTGTGGCAACTCCAGGTCGGCTCAATGACATCCTTGATATGAAGAGGATCGATTTTCGACAGGTTTCTCTTCTTGTGCTTGATGAGGCTGATCGAATGCTTGACATGGGTTTTGAGCCTCAGATTCGTAAGATTGTGAATGTAATACCTtccaacagacaaactcttatGTACACAGCTACCTGGCCTAAGGAGGTTAGAATGATAGCTAGTGATCTTCTTAGAAATCCTGTCCAAGTGAACATCGGCAGTGTCAATGAGCTTGAAGCCAACAAGTCCATCACACAG TATGTTGAACTAGTCCCACAAATGGAGAAGCAGAGACGCCTCGAACAGATTCTTCGATCCCAAGAACGAGGCTCTAAAGTTATTATATTTTGCTCCACAAAAAGATTGTGTGACCAGCTTGCACGAAGTATTGGACGTAGCTTTGGTGCTGCTGCTATTCATGGAGATAAGTCTCAGGTTGAGAGGGACTGGGCTCTCAATCAATTTAGAAGTGGAAGGTCCCCAATTTTAGTTGCAACTGATGTTGCTGCAAGGGGGCTTGACATACGGGATGTAAG GGTTGTAATCAACTATGATTTTCCAACTGGGATTGAAGATTATGTTCACCGTATTGGGAGAACTGGGAGGGCAGGTGCAACAGGTGTTTCATATACTTTTTTCTCTGATCAAGACTGGAAATATGCAGCTGACCTTGTTAAAGTTCTGGAGGGTGCCAACCAGCAAGTGCCTCAACAAATCAGAGATATGGCTCGACGCAATGGCCCCAACTTTGGCAAGGATCGAGCTGAGATGAACCGTTCTGATTCAGGTATGGATAATGGAGTTCGTACACGCTGGGATTCAGGTGGTCGAGGTGGAATGAGGGATGGTGGTTTTGGGGGAAGAGGGATGAGGGATGGTGGTTTTGGTGGGCGTGGTGCAGGAAGGGATGGTGGCTTTGGAGGTCTTGGTGGAAGGGATGGTGGTTTTATGGGTCGCGGTGGAAGAGATGGCAATTTTGGTGGTCGTGGGGGGATGAGGGATGGCCATTTTGGTGGCCGCGGTGGAAGAGTTGCTCCTGGGGGTCATACAGGTTGGGATAGGAATGACCGGGGTCCACGTGATAGGTTCAACAACTTAGATTCTAGGGGACGTGGCAGAGGCCGTGGGGCAGGGCGCTTTGATAATAGAAGGGACACCTCTAATATGAGTAGGGGCAGAGGCCACAGCTCGAGTCCTGAGAGGGTGAGAACATGGGGTCGTAGCCGAAGTAGAAGCACAAGTAGGAGCCGCAGCCGAAGCAGGAGTTACAGCAGGAGTCGTAGTAGAAGCAGGAGCTGGAGCCGTAGTTATAGCCCAAGACGGAGCCGGAGTCGCAGCCGCAGTCTCAGCAGGAGCAGGAGTCGCAGCCGCAGCTATGATAGATACCGTAGGAGGCCTCGCGTAAGTAAATTTGATCAAATGGAGGTGCCTGGTGTTGAGGTTGCTCCTGAGCTAGTAGCAAGGCAACCGGTGGCTCTACATCCGCAAGGAAGTGGATTTGCAGGAGCTGATACGGCAGAGCAGAAATCAGGTGTTGAGGCTGCTCCTGAATCTGCCATGTCCCCCATGTCTCCAGGTACACAGGGATTCTCTGGTGCTAACCCTCCCagccattaa
- the LOC116016623 gene encoding receptor-like kinase TMK4 isoform X2 has protein sequence MSSQKAPSFLRLLLLLGLLSLSFCDDAAVMSKLLAALSPAPSGWSTSKDPCTWTNVNCDKSTGNVVTINLDSQSISGNLPSDLTQLSSLRTLSVQKNSLSGTLPSFANMSSLEGLYLDSNQFSSIPQDFLLGLPNLQTFSISDNGELSPWQIPSYLAESTNLGSFYASNASITGVIPNFFDSFPNLQNLRLSYNNLTGSLPGSFGSSEIQNLWLNNQQQGLSGTIDVLSSMAQLSQVWLHGNAFTGPIPDLSKCVNLFDLQLRDNQLTGVVPVSITGLPKLVNITLQNNNLQGPMPEFGKNVKNNVGNTFCKDTPGPCDPQVTALLAFAGGLGYPITLAQSWEGNNPCNNNWASVSCDGQGNVITVTLRKQGFSVVLFVSYKCYMKRQHKRFGRVESPEKSEQMMKASVVGSANGYSGVASELQSQSSGDHTEIPVFEGGNVAISVQVLRQVTNYFSEENVLGRGGFGVVYKGELHDGTKIAVKRMESGVMGTKGMSEFQAEIAVLTKVRHRHLVALLGYCINGNERLLVYEYMPQGTLGQHLFEWQEHGSEPLTWKQRVTIALDVARGVEYLHSLAQQSFIHRDLKPTNILLSDDMRAKVADFGLVRNAPDGKYSVETRLAGTFGYLAPEYAATGRVTTKVDVYAFGVILLEIITGRKALDETMPDERSHLVTWFRRVLINRDNLRKAIDPTLDPDDEETYQSIAKVAELAGHCTAREPFQRPDMGHAVNVLSPLVEQWRPSRPEEEESYGINLDMSLPQALQRWQADEGTSRMFDDFSYSQTQSSIPTKPSGFADTFSSTDCR, from the exons ATGTCCTCCCAGAAAGCTCCATCCTTTCTCCGCTTACTCCTCTTACTCGGCCTCCTCTCTCTTTCATTTTGCGATGACGCCGCCGTCATGTCCAAGCTCTTAGCCGCCCTCTCTCCGGCGCCTTCTGGCTGGTCCACTTCCAAAGATCCGTGTACTTGGACTAATGTCAACTGCGACAAGTCCACCGGCAATGTAGTCACCATCAACCTCGATTCCCAGTCTATCTCCGGTAACCTCCCTTCTGATCTCACACAGCTCTCGTCTCTCCGAACACTTTCCGTCCAGAAAAACTCCCTCTCTGGGACCTTGCCGTCTTTCGCTAATATGTCCAGCCTCGAAGGGCTCTACCTAGACAGCAATCAGTTCAGCTCAATCCCCCAAGATTTCCTCTTGGGTCTTCCCAATTTGCAGACTTTCAGCATTTCCGACAATGGCGAGCTCAGCCCATGGCAAATTCCTAGTTATTTGGCCGAAAGCACAAACTTGGGATCTTTCTACGCGAGTAACGCCAGTATCACCGGCGTCATTCCTAATTTCTTCGATTCTTTCCCGAATCTCCAGAACCTGAGATTATCCTACAATAACCTCACCGGGTCTCTGCCTGGGTCGTTTGGGAGCTCGGAGATACAAAATTTGTGGCTGAATAACCAACAACAGGGGCTCTCCGGGACTATTGATGTGCTTTCCTCAATGGCCCAACTCTCCCAAGTATGGCTTCATGGCAATGCCTTCACGGGTCCCATCCCTGACCTTTCCAAATGCGTAAATCTCTTCGATTTGCAGCTCAGAGACAACCAATTGACCGGGGTTGTGCCAGTTTCCATAACGGGTCTTCCGAAATTGGTGAACATTACTCTTCAGAACAACAATTTGCAGGGTCCGATGCCTGAGTTTGGAAAAAACGTCAAGAATAATGTTGGTAATACTTTCTGTAAGGATACACCTGGACCTTGTGATCCACAGGTCACTGCACTTCTTGCTTTTGCTGGGGGTCTTGGCTATCCAATCACGCTTGCCCAATCTTGGGAAGGGAATAATCCGTGCAACAACAATTGGGCATCTGTCTCTTGTGATGGACAGGGGAATGTGATTACCGTGACTCTTAGAAAGCAGGGTTTTTCAG ttgtgttgtttgtaTCTTACAAGTGTTACATGAAGCGGCAGCATAAGAGATTTGGAAGGGTTGAGAGCCCCGAGAAGAGTGAGCAGATGATGAAGGCTAGTGTTGTTGGTTCTGCAAATGGATATTCGGGTGTCGCGAGTGAATTGCAGAGCCAGAGCAGTGGTGATCATACTGAGATCCCCGTTTTTGAAGGTGGAAATGTTGCCATTTCCGTCCAGGTTCTTCGACAAGTTACAAACTATTTCAGCGAAGAGAATGTCTTGGGGAGAGGAGGGTTTGGAGTTGTTTACAAGGGCGAATTACATGATGGGACTAAGATTGCTGTGAAGAGGATGGAATCCGGGGTGATGGGTACCAAAGGAATGAGTGAGTTTCAAGCTGAAATCGCGGTCCTTACCAAAGTTAGACATAGGCATCTGGTCGCCCTTCTTGGCTATTGTATTAATGGCAACGAGAGGCTTTTAGTGTACGAGTATATGCCACAGGGTACCCTAGGCCAGCACTTGTTTGAATGGCAAGAGCATGGCTCCGAACCTCTGACTTGGAAGCAAAGGGTAACGATAGCATTAGATGTGGCGAGGGGCGTGGAGTATCTTCATAGCTTAGCACAGCAAAGTTTCATCCATAGAGATTTAAAACCCACTAATATTCTCCTTAGTGATGATATGAGAGCCAAGGTTGCTGATTTCGGATTGGTTAGAAATGCCCCCGATGGGAAGTATTCAGTCGAGACACGATTGGCTGGAACGTTTGGTTATCTTGCACCCGAATATGCTG CTACTGGGCGAGTCACAACGAAAGTTGATGTTTATGCATTTGGGGTTATTTTACTGGAGATTATCACGGGCAGAAAAGCCCTAGATGAGACCATGCCAGACGAGAGGTCTCATCTGGTCACATGGTTCCGGAGGGTCCTCATCAACAGAGACAACCTCCGAAAGGCTATTGACCCTACTCTCGACCCCGATGATGAGGAAACCTATCAGAGCATTGCCAAGGTTGCTGAGTTGGCTGGTCACTGCACCGCTCGGGAGCCATTCCAGAGACCGGACATGGGGCATGCTGTGAATGTCCTGAGTCCACTCGTGGAGCAGTGGCGGCCTTCGAGACCggaagaagaggaaagctaTGGCATCAACCTCGATATGAGCCTCCCGCAAGCCCTTCAAAGATGGCAAGCCGACGAAGGGACTTCCAGAATGTTTGACGATTTCTCCTACAGCCAAACGCAGTCGAGTATTCCCACGAAACCTTCGGGATTCGCTGATACCTTCAGTTCAACAGATTGCAGATGA